One genomic region from Athalia rosae chromosome 3, iyAthRosa1.1, whole genome shotgun sequence encodes:
- the LOC105686759 gene encoding uncharacterized protein LOC105686759 isoform X4 — protein MGVTQFISTSFSPPRIIALQGGKFVLKKLGQYVLAVGTDRNIQDWVLERRADTLESTLKFFHRDLETISASLGGDRNRLTEKLYQMFETYLPILQYGANLFSNLPTIKFPKSASNVFLEAIQVLQYCQETNGILGGALFYNNKVVATQLNAELTKQIIITDPYRIKAPAETLGTGLDLPVGVQLLRVYIQRKQLTELKQNSSAERIRNSHVDSASKKVTLKKNLSKNNIKDSCVSGMKRDTSRIFTVPEEGELDSSQYSNGAPFCPPLPATTYSSPAKRKQEITTTDRPKAVNPQTPSVCSTPLKDVNRMLHGTAVSICSAAEDLDYKGANENQVMDAGDPNDIPDLVKEALRCKRVNKLKNAPPKEKLEKSGALDRRSMSLPDLTDSSSKHTNRVSLRYYSIGLPKLNQNLQFDYENSPQKKLPPGKQFFHTITDPCYPVFRCDGLPVSKALYDDYLATHYQELKSGFIDKTSNESGDFFKNFPQIENGKATVIQGFDCQVVPMSESPITFDSDVPTDKKSKQEMYRRSMSLPLKSLNAPEEEDREKSNSEGGSIFDLPQKRKLEGLQLTPLMSKLSLLADERTSGFCSRETTPSEYRDLSSFSTAANQLIKNKLDAVSNDDESDEEDDLDQDWISPKKEDSSLEKVELFLCGQQNMVLVLLMEENIGNNKDLVHSLWQTCVEVLGRLESRLQRCLEPLPPSESRELYSVLSVDPEWDTVHRAGLWGVTEIEIVSSLHDRFSRASNLTDIIVRTEDTVVYGYQCGKVEIFYQQAMAPNMTGGLPTPADLMGVVPLKAKRRLERDHGIVLL, from the exons ATGGGTGTTACTCAATTTATAAGCACCTCATTTTCACCCCCACGAATAATTGCTCTTCAAGGTGGAAAAtttgttttgaaaaagttaGGACAATATGTACTT GCGGTTGGAACGGACAGAAATATTCAAGACTGGGTTCTAGAGAGACGAGCTGATACCTTGGAGTCGACGTTAAAATTCTTCCATCGAGACTTGGAAACTATCTCGGCATCATTAGGGGGTGACAGAAATAGGTTGACCGAAAAACTGTATCAAATGTTCGAAACTTACCTTCCAATACTGCAATATGGTGCCAATTTGTTCTCTAATCTTCCAACTATCAAATTTCCCAAG AGTGCCAGTAACGTTTTTCTGGAAGCCATCCAAGTCCTACAATATTGCCAGGAAACTAACGGCATTCTTGGTGGAgctttattttataataacaa aGTTGTAGCTACCCAGCTGAATGCTGAACTGACcaaacaaataattattactgatCCGTATCGTATCAAG GCTCCCGCGGAAACCTTAGGAACGGGACTTGACCTGCCAGTTGGTGTTCAACTATTGCGAGTCTATATTCAACGAAAACAACTTACAGAATTAAAACAGAATTCCTCTGCCGAACGAATCCGTAATTCGCATGTTGATTCTGCCTCAAAAAAAGTAACGTTGAAGAAG AACTTGTCGAAGAATAACATCAAGGATTCCTGTGTATCGGGAATGAAACGCGACACATCTCGGATATTCACAGTTCCAGAGGAAGGGGAATTGGACTCCTCTCAGTACAGTAACGGAGCACCATTTTGCCCTCCTTTACCAGCTACAACGTACAGTTCGCCAGCGAAACGGAAGCAAGAGATCACAACCACAGATCGTCCCAAAGCTGTAAATCCTCAGACCCCTAGTGTGTGTTCTACGCCATTAAAGGATGTGAACAGAATGCTTCATGGCACCGCAGTATCGATTTGTAGTGCTGCCGAGGATCTAGACTATAAAGGGGCTAACGAAAACCAAGTGATGGACGCCGGAGATCCTAATGACATTCCAGACCTTGTCAAGGAGGCACTCAGGTGTAAGAGAGTgaataagttgaaaaatgcGCCTCCAaaagagaaattagaaaaaagtgGAGCTTTGGATAGAAGAAGCATGAGTTTGCCAGACCTCACAGACTCTTCGAGCAAACATACGAATAGGGTATCTCTAAGATATTATAGTATAGGACTGCCAAAGTTGAATCAAAATCTGCAATTCGATTACGAGAACTCACCTCAAAAGAAATTACCTCCTGGAAAGCAATTCTTCCATACAATCACAGATCCTTGTTATCCAGTATTCAGATGCGATGGCTTGCCAGTATCCAAAGCTTTGTATGACGACTATTTAGCCACGCATTACCAAGAACTTAAATCTGGCTTTATAGATAAGACATCCAATGaaagtggagatttttttaaaaactttcCTCAGATTGAAAACGGGAAAGCTACTGTAATACAAGGATTTGACTGCCAAGTTGTTCCAATGTCGGAAAGTCCCATAACTTTCGACTCTGACGTACCCACGGATAAAAAGAGCAAACAGGAAATGTATCGTCGGTCCATGAGCCTGCCTCTAAAATCTCTGAATGCCCCTGAAGAAGAGGACAGAGAGAAATCAAATTCAGAGGGTGGTAGCATATTTGATTTAcctcaaaaaagaaaacttgaagGATTGCAATTAACTCCGTTAATGTCCAAGCTCAGTCTACTGGCTGATGAACGTACGAGCGGTTTTTGCAGTAGGGAAACAACTCCAAGTGAATATCGTGACCTATCCAGTTTCTCTACAGCCGCTAATcagttgattaaaaataaactagATGCCGTAAGTAATGATGATGAGAGCGACGAAGAAGACGACCTTGATCAGGACTGGATATCtccgaaaaaagaagactcgTCCCTTGAGAAAGTTGAATTGTTTCTCTGTGGCCAGCAGAACATGGTTTTAGTGTTACTGATGGAAGAGAATATAGGCAACAACAAAGATCTCGTTCATTCTCTA TGGCAAACTTGCGTCGAAGTTCTTGGTAGGCTCGAATCTAGACTTCAACGTTGTCTGGAACCACTGCCACCGAGTGAGAGCAGGGAACTATACAGCGTTCTCAGCGTAGATCCAGAATGGGACACGGTTCATCGTGCTGGACTCTGGGGCGTCACGGAGATAGAAATTGTTTCCTCTCTTCACGATAGATTTAGTCGAGCTAGTAATTTAACCGATATTATAGTCAG AACCGAGGATACAGTTGTGTATGGATATCAGTGTGGaaaggtagaaattttttatcagcaGGCAATGGCACCAAACATGACTGGAGGATTACCCACGCCAGCGGATTTAATGGGTGTGGTGCCTCTGAAGGCTAAACGACGACTTGAGAGAGATCACGGAATTGTTTTGTTGTAA
- the LOC105686759 gene encoding uncharacterized protein LOC105686759 isoform X1, with amino-acid sequence MSLYNSLIFVKDNADFKLVEMMIVFVYDTARCRREEDDPAEAVVYFHPAWVSPTQRLALAGQLMGVTQFISTSFSPPRIIALQGGKFVLKKLGQYVLAVGTDRNIQDWVLERRADTLESTLKFFHRDLETISASLGGDRNRLTEKLYQMFETYLPILQYGANLFSNLPTIKFPKSASNVFLEAIQVLQYCQETNGILGGALFYNNKVVATQLNAELTKQIIITDPYRIKAPAETLGTGLDLPVGVQLLRVYIQRKQLTELKQNSSAERIRNSHVDSASKKVTLKKNLSKNNIKDSCVSGMKRDTSRIFTVPEEGELDSSQYSNGAPFCPPLPATTYSSPAKRKQEITTTDRPKAVNPQTPSVCSTPLKDVNRMLHGTAVSICSAAEDLDYKGANENQVMDAGDPNDIPDLVKEALRCKRVNKLKNAPPKEKLEKSGALDRRSMSLPDLTDSSSKHTNRVSLRYYSIGLPKLNQNLQFDYENSPQKKLPPGKQFFHTITDPCYPVFRCDGLPVSKALYDDYLATHYQELKSGFIDKTSNESGDFFKNFPQIENGKATVIQGFDCQVVPMSESPITFDSDVPTDKKSKQEMYRRSMSLPLKSLNAPEEEDREKSNSEGGSIFDLPQKRKLEGLQLTPLMSKLSLLADERTSGFCSRETTPSEYRDLSSFSTAANQLIKNKLDAVSNDDESDEEDDLDQDWISPKKEDSSLEKVELFLCGQQNMVLVLLMEENIGNNKDLVHSLWQTCVEVLGRLESRLQRCLEPLPPSESRELYSVLSVDPEWDTVHRAGLWGVTEIEIVSSLHDRFSRASNLTDIIVRTEDTVVYGYQCGKVEIFYQQAMAPNMTGGLPTPADLMGVVPLKAKRRLERDHGIVLL; translated from the exons ATGTCTCTGTataattctttgatttttgtcaaAGACAATGCTGATTTCAAGTTAGT GGAAATGATGATAGTGTTTGTTTATGACACAGCCCGTTGTCGGAGGGAGGAAGATGACCCTGCAGAGGCAGTTGTTTACTTTCATCCTGCATGGGTATCGCCTACGCAAAGACTGGCACTCGCCGGTCAATTAATGGGTGTTACTCAATTTATAAGCACCTCATTTTCACCCCCACGAATAATTGCTCTTCAAGGTGGAAAAtttgttttgaaaaagttaGGACAATATGTACTT GCGGTTGGAACGGACAGAAATATTCAAGACTGGGTTCTAGAGAGACGAGCTGATACCTTGGAGTCGACGTTAAAATTCTTCCATCGAGACTTGGAAACTATCTCGGCATCATTAGGGGGTGACAGAAATAGGTTGACCGAAAAACTGTATCAAATGTTCGAAACTTACCTTCCAATACTGCAATATGGTGCCAATTTGTTCTCTAATCTTCCAACTATCAAATTTCCCAAG AGTGCCAGTAACGTTTTTCTGGAAGCCATCCAAGTCCTACAATATTGCCAGGAAACTAACGGCATTCTTGGTGGAgctttattttataataacaa aGTTGTAGCTACCCAGCTGAATGCTGAACTGACcaaacaaataattattactgatCCGTATCGTATCAAG GCTCCCGCGGAAACCTTAGGAACGGGACTTGACCTGCCAGTTGGTGTTCAACTATTGCGAGTCTATATTCAACGAAAACAACTTACAGAATTAAAACAGAATTCCTCTGCCGAACGAATCCGTAATTCGCATGTTGATTCTGCCTCAAAAAAAGTAACGTTGAAGAAG AACTTGTCGAAGAATAACATCAAGGATTCCTGTGTATCGGGAATGAAACGCGACACATCTCGGATATTCACAGTTCCAGAGGAAGGGGAATTGGACTCCTCTCAGTACAGTAACGGAGCACCATTTTGCCCTCCTTTACCAGCTACAACGTACAGTTCGCCAGCGAAACGGAAGCAAGAGATCACAACCACAGATCGTCCCAAAGCTGTAAATCCTCAGACCCCTAGTGTGTGTTCTACGCCATTAAAGGATGTGAACAGAATGCTTCATGGCACCGCAGTATCGATTTGTAGTGCTGCCGAGGATCTAGACTATAAAGGGGCTAACGAAAACCAAGTGATGGACGCCGGAGATCCTAATGACATTCCAGACCTTGTCAAGGAGGCACTCAGGTGTAAGAGAGTgaataagttgaaaaatgcGCCTCCAaaagagaaattagaaaaaagtgGAGCTTTGGATAGAAGAAGCATGAGTTTGCCAGACCTCACAGACTCTTCGAGCAAACATACGAATAGGGTATCTCTAAGATATTATAGTATAGGACTGCCAAAGTTGAATCAAAATCTGCAATTCGATTACGAGAACTCACCTCAAAAGAAATTACCTCCTGGAAAGCAATTCTTCCATACAATCACAGATCCTTGTTATCCAGTATTCAGATGCGATGGCTTGCCAGTATCCAAAGCTTTGTATGACGACTATTTAGCCACGCATTACCAAGAACTTAAATCTGGCTTTATAGATAAGACATCCAATGaaagtggagatttttttaaaaactttcCTCAGATTGAAAACGGGAAAGCTACTGTAATACAAGGATTTGACTGCCAAGTTGTTCCAATGTCGGAAAGTCCCATAACTTTCGACTCTGACGTACCCACGGATAAAAAGAGCAAACAGGAAATGTATCGTCGGTCCATGAGCCTGCCTCTAAAATCTCTGAATGCCCCTGAAGAAGAGGACAGAGAGAAATCAAATTCAGAGGGTGGTAGCATATTTGATTTAcctcaaaaaagaaaacttgaagGATTGCAATTAACTCCGTTAATGTCCAAGCTCAGTCTACTGGCTGATGAACGTACGAGCGGTTTTTGCAGTAGGGAAACAACTCCAAGTGAATATCGTGACCTATCCAGTTTCTCTACAGCCGCTAATcagttgattaaaaataaactagATGCCGTAAGTAATGATGATGAGAGCGACGAAGAAGACGACCTTGATCAGGACTGGATATCtccgaaaaaagaagactcgTCCCTTGAGAAAGTTGAATTGTTTCTCTGTGGCCAGCAGAACATGGTTTTAGTGTTACTGATGGAAGAGAATATAGGCAACAACAAAGATCTCGTTCATTCTCTA TGGCAAACTTGCGTCGAAGTTCTTGGTAGGCTCGAATCTAGACTTCAACGTTGTCTGGAACCACTGCCACCGAGTGAGAGCAGGGAACTATACAGCGTTCTCAGCGTAGATCCAGAATGGGACACGGTTCATCGTGCTGGACTCTGGGGCGTCACGGAGATAGAAATTGTTTCCTCTCTTCACGATAGATTTAGTCGAGCTAGTAATTTAACCGATATTATAGTCAG AACCGAGGATACAGTTGTGTATGGATATCAGTGTGGaaaggtagaaattttttatcagcaGGCAATGGCACCAAACATGACTGGAGGATTACCCACGCCAGCGGATTTAATGGGTGTGGTGCCTCTGAAGGCTAAACGACGACTTGAGAGAGATCACGGAATTGTTTTGTTGTAA
- the LOC105686759 gene encoding uncharacterized protein LOC105686759 isoform X3, which produces MMIVFVYDTARCRREEDDPAEAVVYFHPAWVSPTQRLALAGQLMGVTQFISTSFSPPRIIALQGGKFVLKKLGQYVLAVGTDRNIQDWVLERRADTLESTLKFFHRDLETISASLGGDRNRLTEKLYQMFETYLPILQYGANLFSNLPTIKFPKSASNVFLEAIQVLQYCQETNGILGGALFYNNKVVATQLNAELTKQIIITDPYRIKAPAETLGTGLDLPVGVQLLRVYIQRKQLTELKQNSSAERIRNSHVDSASKKVTLKKNLSKNNIKDSCVSGMKRDTSRIFTVPEEGELDSSQYSNGAPFCPPLPATTYSSPAKRKQEITTTDRPKAVNPQTPSVCSTPLKDVNRMLHGTAVSICSAAEDLDYKGANENQVMDAGDPNDIPDLVKEALRCKRVNKLKNAPPKEKLEKSGALDRRSMSLPDLTDSSSKHTNRVSLRYYSIGLPKLNQNLQFDYENSPQKKLPPGKQFFHTITDPCYPVFRCDGLPVSKALYDDYLATHYQELKSGFIDKTSNESGDFFKNFPQIENGKATVIQGFDCQVVPMSESPITFDSDVPTDKKSKQEMYRRSMSLPLKSLNAPEEEDREKSNSEGGSIFDLPQKRKLEGLQLTPLMSKLSLLADERTSGFCSRETTPSEYRDLSSFSTAANQLIKNKLDAVSNDDESDEEDDLDQDWISPKKEDSSLEKVELFLCGQQNMVLVLLMEENIGNNKDLVHSLWQTCVEVLGRLESRLQRCLEPLPPSESRELYSVLSVDPEWDTVHRAGLWGVTEIEIVSSLHDRFSRASNLTDIIVRTEDTVVYGYQCGKVEIFYQQAMAPNMTGGLPTPADLMGVVPLKAKRRLERDHGIVLL; this is translated from the exons ATGATGATAGTGTTTGTTTATGACACAGCCCGTTGTCGGAGGGAGGAAGATGACCCTGCAGAGGCAGTTGTTTACTTTCATCCTGCATGGGTATCGCCTACGCAAAGACTGGCACTCGCCGGTCAATTAATGGGTGTTACTCAATTTATAAGCACCTCATTTTCACCCCCACGAATAATTGCTCTTCAAGGTGGAAAAtttgttttgaaaaagttaGGACAATATGTACTT GCGGTTGGAACGGACAGAAATATTCAAGACTGGGTTCTAGAGAGACGAGCTGATACCTTGGAGTCGACGTTAAAATTCTTCCATCGAGACTTGGAAACTATCTCGGCATCATTAGGGGGTGACAGAAATAGGTTGACCGAAAAACTGTATCAAATGTTCGAAACTTACCTTCCAATACTGCAATATGGTGCCAATTTGTTCTCTAATCTTCCAACTATCAAATTTCCCAAG AGTGCCAGTAACGTTTTTCTGGAAGCCATCCAAGTCCTACAATATTGCCAGGAAACTAACGGCATTCTTGGTGGAgctttattttataataacaa aGTTGTAGCTACCCAGCTGAATGCTGAACTGACcaaacaaataattattactgatCCGTATCGTATCAAG GCTCCCGCGGAAACCTTAGGAACGGGACTTGACCTGCCAGTTGGTGTTCAACTATTGCGAGTCTATATTCAACGAAAACAACTTACAGAATTAAAACAGAATTCCTCTGCCGAACGAATCCGTAATTCGCATGTTGATTCTGCCTCAAAAAAAGTAACGTTGAAGAAG AACTTGTCGAAGAATAACATCAAGGATTCCTGTGTATCGGGAATGAAACGCGACACATCTCGGATATTCACAGTTCCAGAGGAAGGGGAATTGGACTCCTCTCAGTACAGTAACGGAGCACCATTTTGCCCTCCTTTACCAGCTACAACGTACAGTTCGCCAGCGAAACGGAAGCAAGAGATCACAACCACAGATCGTCCCAAAGCTGTAAATCCTCAGACCCCTAGTGTGTGTTCTACGCCATTAAAGGATGTGAACAGAATGCTTCATGGCACCGCAGTATCGATTTGTAGTGCTGCCGAGGATCTAGACTATAAAGGGGCTAACGAAAACCAAGTGATGGACGCCGGAGATCCTAATGACATTCCAGACCTTGTCAAGGAGGCACTCAGGTGTAAGAGAGTgaataagttgaaaaatgcGCCTCCAaaagagaaattagaaaaaagtgGAGCTTTGGATAGAAGAAGCATGAGTTTGCCAGACCTCACAGACTCTTCGAGCAAACATACGAATAGGGTATCTCTAAGATATTATAGTATAGGACTGCCAAAGTTGAATCAAAATCTGCAATTCGATTACGAGAACTCACCTCAAAAGAAATTACCTCCTGGAAAGCAATTCTTCCATACAATCACAGATCCTTGTTATCCAGTATTCAGATGCGATGGCTTGCCAGTATCCAAAGCTTTGTATGACGACTATTTAGCCACGCATTACCAAGAACTTAAATCTGGCTTTATAGATAAGACATCCAATGaaagtggagatttttttaaaaactttcCTCAGATTGAAAACGGGAAAGCTACTGTAATACAAGGATTTGACTGCCAAGTTGTTCCAATGTCGGAAAGTCCCATAACTTTCGACTCTGACGTACCCACGGATAAAAAGAGCAAACAGGAAATGTATCGTCGGTCCATGAGCCTGCCTCTAAAATCTCTGAATGCCCCTGAAGAAGAGGACAGAGAGAAATCAAATTCAGAGGGTGGTAGCATATTTGATTTAcctcaaaaaagaaaacttgaagGATTGCAATTAACTCCGTTAATGTCCAAGCTCAGTCTACTGGCTGATGAACGTACGAGCGGTTTTTGCAGTAGGGAAACAACTCCAAGTGAATATCGTGACCTATCCAGTTTCTCTACAGCCGCTAATcagttgattaaaaataaactagATGCCGTAAGTAATGATGATGAGAGCGACGAAGAAGACGACCTTGATCAGGACTGGATATCtccgaaaaaagaagactcgTCCCTTGAGAAAGTTGAATTGTTTCTCTGTGGCCAGCAGAACATGGTTTTAGTGTTACTGATGGAAGAGAATATAGGCAACAACAAAGATCTCGTTCATTCTCTA TGGCAAACTTGCGTCGAAGTTCTTGGTAGGCTCGAATCTAGACTTCAACGTTGTCTGGAACCACTGCCACCGAGTGAGAGCAGGGAACTATACAGCGTTCTCAGCGTAGATCCAGAATGGGACACGGTTCATCGTGCTGGACTCTGGGGCGTCACGGAGATAGAAATTGTTTCCTCTCTTCACGATAGATTTAGTCGAGCTAGTAATTTAACCGATATTATAGTCAG AACCGAGGATACAGTTGTGTATGGATATCAGTGTGGaaaggtagaaattttttatcagcaGGCAATGGCACCAAACATGACTGGAGGATTACCCACGCCAGCGGATTTAATGGGTGTGGTGCCTCTGAAGGCTAAACGACGACTTGAGAGAGATCACGGAATTGTTTTGTTGTAA
- the LOC105686759 gene encoding uncharacterized protein LOC105686759 isoform X2, whose translation MAKEMMIVFVYDTARCRREEDDPAEAVVYFHPAWVSPTQRLALAGQLMGVTQFISTSFSPPRIIALQGGKFVLKKLGQYVLAVGTDRNIQDWVLERRADTLESTLKFFHRDLETISASLGGDRNRLTEKLYQMFETYLPILQYGANLFSNLPTIKFPKSASNVFLEAIQVLQYCQETNGILGGALFYNNKVVATQLNAELTKQIIITDPYRIKAPAETLGTGLDLPVGVQLLRVYIQRKQLTELKQNSSAERIRNSHVDSASKKVTLKKNLSKNNIKDSCVSGMKRDTSRIFTVPEEGELDSSQYSNGAPFCPPLPATTYSSPAKRKQEITTTDRPKAVNPQTPSVCSTPLKDVNRMLHGTAVSICSAAEDLDYKGANENQVMDAGDPNDIPDLVKEALRCKRVNKLKNAPPKEKLEKSGALDRRSMSLPDLTDSSSKHTNRVSLRYYSIGLPKLNQNLQFDYENSPQKKLPPGKQFFHTITDPCYPVFRCDGLPVSKALYDDYLATHYQELKSGFIDKTSNESGDFFKNFPQIENGKATVIQGFDCQVVPMSESPITFDSDVPTDKKSKQEMYRRSMSLPLKSLNAPEEEDREKSNSEGGSIFDLPQKRKLEGLQLTPLMSKLSLLADERTSGFCSRETTPSEYRDLSSFSTAANQLIKNKLDAVSNDDESDEEDDLDQDWISPKKEDSSLEKVELFLCGQQNMVLVLLMEENIGNNKDLVHSLWQTCVEVLGRLESRLQRCLEPLPPSESRELYSVLSVDPEWDTVHRAGLWGVTEIEIVSSLHDRFSRASNLTDIIVRTEDTVVYGYQCGKVEIFYQQAMAPNMTGGLPTPADLMGVVPLKAKRRLERDHGIVLL comes from the exons ATGGCAAA GGAAATGATGATAGTGTTTGTTTATGACACAGCCCGTTGTCGGAGGGAGGAAGATGACCCTGCAGAGGCAGTTGTTTACTTTCATCCTGCATGGGTATCGCCTACGCAAAGACTGGCACTCGCCGGTCAATTAATGGGTGTTACTCAATTTATAAGCACCTCATTTTCACCCCCACGAATAATTGCTCTTCAAGGTGGAAAAtttgttttgaaaaagttaGGACAATATGTACTT GCGGTTGGAACGGACAGAAATATTCAAGACTGGGTTCTAGAGAGACGAGCTGATACCTTGGAGTCGACGTTAAAATTCTTCCATCGAGACTTGGAAACTATCTCGGCATCATTAGGGGGTGACAGAAATAGGTTGACCGAAAAACTGTATCAAATGTTCGAAACTTACCTTCCAATACTGCAATATGGTGCCAATTTGTTCTCTAATCTTCCAACTATCAAATTTCCCAAG AGTGCCAGTAACGTTTTTCTGGAAGCCATCCAAGTCCTACAATATTGCCAGGAAACTAACGGCATTCTTGGTGGAgctttattttataataacaa aGTTGTAGCTACCCAGCTGAATGCTGAACTGACcaaacaaataattattactgatCCGTATCGTATCAAG GCTCCCGCGGAAACCTTAGGAACGGGACTTGACCTGCCAGTTGGTGTTCAACTATTGCGAGTCTATATTCAACGAAAACAACTTACAGAATTAAAACAGAATTCCTCTGCCGAACGAATCCGTAATTCGCATGTTGATTCTGCCTCAAAAAAAGTAACGTTGAAGAAG AACTTGTCGAAGAATAACATCAAGGATTCCTGTGTATCGGGAATGAAACGCGACACATCTCGGATATTCACAGTTCCAGAGGAAGGGGAATTGGACTCCTCTCAGTACAGTAACGGAGCACCATTTTGCCCTCCTTTACCAGCTACAACGTACAGTTCGCCAGCGAAACGGAAGCAAGAGATCACAACCACAGATCGTCCCAAAGCTGTAAATCCTCAGACCCCTAGTGTGTGTTCTACGCCATTAAAGGATGTGAACAGAATGCTTCATGGCACCGCAGTATCGATTTGTAGTGCTGCCGAGGATCTAGACTATAAAGGGGCTAACGAAAACCAAGTGATGGACGCCGGAGATCCTAATGACATTCCAGACCTTGTCAAGGAGGCACTCAGGTGTAAGAGAGTgaataagttgaaaaatgcGCCTCCAaaagagaaattagaaaaaagtgGAGCTTTGGATAGAAGAAGCATGAGTTTGCCAGACCTCACAGACTCTTCGAGCAAACATACGAATAGGGTATCTCTAAGATATTATAGTATAGGACTGCCAAAGTTGAATCAAAATCTGCAATTCGATTACGAGAACTCACCTCAAAAGAAATTACCTCCTGGAAAGCAATTCTTCCATACAATCACAGATCCTTGTTATCCAGTATTCAGATGCGATGGCTTGCCAGTATCCAAAGCTTTGTATGACGACTATTTAGCCACGCATTACCAAGAACTTAAATCTGGCTTTATAGATAAGACATCCAATGaaagtggagatttttttaaaaactttcCTCAGATTGAAAACGGGAAAGCTACTGTAATACAAGGATTTGACTGCCAAGTTGTTCCAATGTCGGAAAGTCCCATAACTTTCGACTCTGACGTACCCACGGATAAAAAGAGCAAACAGGAAATGTATCGTCGGTCCATGAGCCTGCCTCTAAAATCTCTGAATGCCCCTGAAGAAGAGGACAGAGAGAAATCAAATTCAGAGGGTGGTAGCATATTTGATTTAcctcaaaaaagaaaacttgaagGATTGCAATTAACTCCGTTAATGTCCAAGCTCAGTCTACTGGCTGATGAACGTACGAGCGGTTTTTGCAGTAGGGAAACAACTCCAAGTGAATATCGTGACCTATCCAGTTTCTCTACAGCCGCTAATcagttgattaaaaataaactagATGCCGTAAGTAATGATGATGAGAGCGACGAAGAAGACGACCTTGATCAGGACTGGATATCtccgaaaaaagaagactcgTCCCTTGAGAAAGTTGAATTGTTTCTCTGTGGCCAGCAGAACATGGTTTTAGTGTTACTGATGGAAGAGAATATAGGCAACAACAAAGATCTCGTTCATTCTCTA TGGCAAACTTGCGTCGAAGTTCTTGGTAGGCTCGAATCTAGACTTCAACGTTGTCTGGAACCACTGCCACCGAGTGAGAGCAGGGAACTATACAGCGTTCTCAGCGTAGATCCAGAATGGGACACGGTTCATCGTGCTGGACTCTGGGGCGTCACGGAGATAGAAATTGTTTCCTCTCTTCACGATAGATTTAGTCGAGCTAGTAATTTAACCGATATTATAGTCAG AACCGAGGATACAGTTGTGTATGGATATCAGTGTGGaaaggtagaaattttttatcagcaGGCAATGGCACCAAACATGACTGGAGGATTACCCACGCCAGCGGATTTAATGGGTGTGGTGCCTCTGAAGGCTAAACGACGACTTGAGAGAGATCACGGAATTGTTTTGTTGTAA